AAAGACACTCACTTCAGGTTTTTCTGGTATGTGGTGACTTCTAGTGGCAAGAGAGTCACATTGCTTTAATCTAGCACCAGAGTGAAGTCCAGGTTACAAATCAGTAAGTACTACTGGCAACTCAGCACAGTAATTCAGCTCAACACCTGTCAGGAATGTTCTAAATGCTAGAATTACAGTCAGGAAAGGACAGACACAAGTACTTGTGCTCACAGTCCCCAAGTTCCACCCCACACAGCTGGGCCAGAcagaagcatatatatatatatatatatatatatatatatatatatatatatatatatatatccatccaacTCAGTCTTTATTGACTGTTTCATCTTGGGGGCACCAGTGCTAAAAAGGTAGAAGGTAAGGAACACCTTTATGCATAGCAAGGGGCCCAAGCACCCCCTCAGAAGACAGAATAAATCCAGTTATAGAACTTACATGGTGATTAGGAGGGGTGGAAGGGGCACAGTATGTACAGGCTGCAAGGTCCTTTAGCACAAGAGGGAAATGGGGCAGTCAGCCACTGATCTGGACCCCCTCAGCCTCAGCCAAAGGGTAGATCTCAATGGCCTCCACCAGAGGCAGAGCCTCCACTGCAGTCTCCATCACAGCCAGGCCCACTGCGGCCTCCGCCTCTGCCAGCTGCTGCCGCACAGCTGCCTGGTGCTGTTGCTGGTGGGTTTTCCGGTGCTTCCAGAGGTTAGAGAAGGAGCGGTAGCTCTTGCCACAGTCAGGGCAGGAGTAGGGCCGCTCGCCTGTGTGAATGCGTCGATGTTCTGCCAGGCGCATGGAAATGGCAAAGGCCTTGCCACACACTTCACAGGCAAAAGGCCGCTCACCCGTGTGCAGGCGCCGGTGGTCCTTCAGGTGGGTGCTCTGGCGGAAGGCCTTGCCGCAGTCTGGACAGGGGTAGGGCCGCTCACCCGTGTGGATGCGCCGGTGTACTTGCAGTGATGTCTCTGTGCTGAACAGCTTCTTGCACTCACTACACTCAAGGCCTCGGCGTCGGGGAGGAGCTGCAGGGGCTCCCTGAGCTGCAGGGGGCCCAGGGGCCGCACCCGCCATGGTTGTCGGGGAGGCTGCAGGAGACCTTGTAGCCCGTGGAGCTCGAGGGGCTGGGGGTTCCTTAGCCAGGACCTCTCCGGGCCCCGCAGCTGCATGGGCTGCCTCATGCGCCTGCAGCCGAGCAGCAGAGCCCACTTTCTTGCCACAGGTGCCACACTCGAAGCGCCTTGGGGCCTGCGCTGCCGCAGCTGCACAGCGGTGCTCACGGAGCCGCAGCGACGAGGGGAAGGCAGCCCCACAGGCCGTGCAGCGGTAGGGCTGGCGCCCGGCGTGGACCACCAGCTGGTGCACCTCTAGCAGCCGGCGTAGCAAGAAGGAGCGGGGGCACTCCCGACACTTGTAGGGGTACTCGCCTGTGTGATGGTAGCGGTGCATGAGCAGGCGGTAGGGGCGGTGGAAACGGACGCCGCACTCCTGGCAGCGGTAGGGGAAGTGCTGGGCGTGCACCAGTCGGTGCTGTCTCAGCGTGGAGCTTTGCGTGAAAGCCTTGCCACAGTCCCCGCAGCGGTAGGGCCGCTCTCCTGTGTGCGTGAGCCGGTGGCGGGCCAGGTTGGCAGGCGAGTTGAAGGGCTTGGAGCAGTCAGGGCAGGGGAAGGGGCGCTCGCCCGTGTGTGTACGCAGGTGGTTCCGTACATGAGATTTCTTCTTGAACATCTTGCCGCAAATGCTACACTTGTGGCGCCGTTCCAGGCGGTGCACAAAACGCTGGTGCCGGGTCAGCTGTAATGCCTTGCCAAATTCACGGCTGCACAGGAGGCAGCGGTAGGTGCCAGGGGTGGTAGGCCCTGCTGAGCTCTCCTCAGACGCGGGGGGCTCTGGGGCTTCTGGCTCTCCAGTCTCTGCGGGGGCAGGCTCAGGGAAACTACTAATGACAGGCTCCTCTGGTGGGACTGGTGTTGTGGGCAGAGGAACCCCCCCTGCCCCATGGGTACGTCGGTGATAAAGGAACTTGGTGAGGTTGACAAAAGTCTTTCCACATGGACATGAATGCAGAGGGTTTGGGGTATGGGCTCGCCGGTGGGCCAGGAGGAGGGCCTCTGTGCCAAAGGCCAGGCCACAGTCCACACAGAGAAAGTGAGACTCACTGCTGTGGTCTCCCAGGTGCTGGTCCAGACTAGAAGGGCTGGGGAAGACACGACTACACAAGGGGCACTTAAAGACACCCTCCTGGTGACTCCGCAAGTGCTGCTGTAGCTGGTGAGGCGAGAGAAAGAGTTGGTCACAGGCTGAGCAAAAGAGTTCCTGGGTGGCTGCCTTGCCTGGCTCTCCACTGCTGTTCCTCCGGGCCTTCCGCCCCCGGCGGTCATGCCCAATGGCCTCACCATTGCGCAGCTCATAACTGTGGTCTGAGGATGGCAGGGGGTCAGGCTGAGACACGGGCACTTCGGCAGGTGGGGGGGCCTGGCTCTCCTGCTGCAAGGCAGGCTCTTCAGACTCTGGGGCAGGGAAGTGGGTGGCCTGGTGCTCTAAGAAGTCAGCTGGTAGCTGGAAGAGCTGGGAGCACTCAGAACACTTGTAGAGGAGCAGCTCCACCTCAGTCACCAcctcagtggtggtggcagcagcagaAGGGACAACTGCCCCTTCCCCACCCTCTTCTGCCTTGCGGTACGAATGTTCCACAGCCACACGGGCCTGGCCCACAGGGGACCCCAGGACAACGGGGGACCCCAGGACAACAGGGGTAGAAGGCTTGGTGGGAGTGGCCCGCAGGTGTGTCTGCCGGTGGTTCAGCCAGAGCTCCTGGCTGGCAAAGAGAGCCTTGCAATCCACACACTCATAGTGGATGGTGCTGGAGCTCAGGGCAGGCGCCTTGGGCGGTGACTCCACTGGCACTGCCTCCTGGGGCGCCATCATCTTCAGGTGCAGTTCCTGGTGCTCCAGGAGCTGGCTGGGTGACATCAGCAGCTGCCCACACTCCAGACATTGGTACTGGCTCTCCTGCACCAGGGTCTGATAGAGGCCTGTCCCAGACCCTGCCTCTGTGGCCACAGTGACTCCAGGGTCAGCCACACCCACCAGTTCAAAGTGCTGCTGGGGCACGTGGGAGTTCTGATGCATGAGCACCTCCTCCAGGGATCCATAGAGCTGGTTGCACTCAGAGCAGACATAGCGGTGTTCAATATACAGGACCGTTTCTTCGGACTCCTCAGTCATGGCGGCAGCAAGGCTCTGGGCTGGGAAAAGGCAGGTGGGGACAAATCACAGCTAAGCCACTGCCCCAGTCACTTCCAGGAGCAAGGCTATCCTTGCCTCCCCATCTTGCCAAACCTTACATCTATTTGCCTCTCTTATTTTCAGTTTCCACTACTACCTTCCTAACAATTCTTAAATCTCaacacacatatactcacacacaaaGCCTACAGAAAAAATATCTCCCGAACACTCAGTCTGAGAGGTAACacagtctcaagtttgatccctggcatcacctgtCAGAGAGATGATCTGGTTCCCCTCCCAATTAGTAacaattaaagaaaacaaaaactcccAGCAATTCTTTACCAAGTCTCACCTCTGCATCAAACTCTTCCCCTCATATTCTAGTAACCTAACCTGCCTAACCTCTCTCCTCGTGAAGCCTCACAGCTGGTCCAAGGTCCCACCCATCACACAAGAACCTGGTCCTCTCACTCAGGACCTCCTTCCActgactctttttaattttttttattttttaatgtttcaatgtattatttattattgtatagagacagagaaattgaaagaagttagagagggagacagacagagagaaacacctgcagtcctgcttcaccacttgtgaaactctccccctgcaggtggagaccaggggcttgaacctggatccttgcacactgtaatgtatgcccaCCACCTGCCCCCGCTCCAATAACTCGTCCTATCAACTTACTACGCTATTCCCTCTCCCAAGTACCCAGAGGCCCTAACCACTCACTTCTCCCTGATTTGCTGTTCCTGTTCCCTATCCCAGGTTCTAAACCTGCTTTTGAACCAAAACCACCAGACTGCTCCCAATGCCCCACTACTCCACTTTCCATACTAGCCTATGGTCCACCCCCTTCTAGACATGAGATCTCTACAACCCACTAGCCCGTCTCTCCGAGTCCTGGGTTCCTCTAGTCACAACATCCCTTACCCCCAATCAATTTTCCTCATAATGGCTCAGTCCATCTCCACTTCCCTTCAGCATACCCAGATTTCACACTTCAAATTAACTCCTCTTTTCCTAATCGGAGTTCATTTGAAGTATGGAGTCTGGGTATCATGGTTCTCCAACTGGTTCACCATCCCTAATTGGCTATCCTGAGAACTCAGACCCAACTTCACAAAAACTTAATCCCTTTGTCATACTCAGATGCTCCCTACCACCTTAACTCTAGCCTCCAGGGTACATATTCTTCATACTAATCATCTCTTTACACTGAGACTCACCTACAATTCTAACCcctcccagacttttttaaaaaattttttattatcttatttacttaatggatagacagaaattcaaaggaagggggagagagggagacagacacctgtagccctgcttcaccacttgttaagctttcccatgaaggtgggaactgagggcttgaaccctggtccttgtgcactgtaacatgtgcactcaaccaggtgcactaccactcagccccgactttctcttttttttgtttgcctccagggttatggctggggcttggtgcctgcatttcaaatccactgctcctggcagccatttttttttttttctggacagagaaattgtgagatggggaagacagaaagggagaaagacatctgcagacctgcttcaccccttgtgaagtgactcccctgccggtggggagccaggggcttgaaccaggatccttgtgtttcgtactatgtgtgcttaacccagtgtgccacggcTTGGACCCCTAGACCCTCTTTATGCTTATTTTTTATGCAGTACAGGGAagtgaacccaaggcctcacacatgaaaAATACCACTGAGTCACTTCCTTGGCCCATGTTTTACTCTATATTttgacagagaggtaaagaagacgggagggaaggggagagacatcaaagcactgctccaccatccagcaaGTTCCCTTGGCGCTGTCCACGGTGTTTGCAGTGTCAGCGATTGATCCCGGGGCCTCAGGCATAGTGAAGCATGCACTGTACCCAGAGTCATCTCTGGGCCTGCATTTATTTTGTTCcctgaaaagtaaataaattaaaatcctaTACAACCCATATCCGCTCTAGGGCTACCCACACCTAATCCCCTCGTATTTACAAAAAAGATCCGCTCCAACCCTAACCCTTCCCATGGATGCTCAGAAACCTTCAAAACAACTCAAGTTCTTTACAAACCCGTGTACCAGGCAGGCAAGATGGCTCACTTGGACAATGCACCGCTCGGGCATGCtggcagcccaggttcaagcccagcccccaccacgttgaaggaagctttggtgctgcatggattctctctctctcttttgctgccTGTCTCTACCCATCTGAAGCCATCCTGGAGTGGGTGAAACTTCAGCAataactttaatatatatatttattatatacatGCTCTGACTTACCTCGGGCTACCCTGACCTTCTTTCACAGTAATCAAACCTTTTCTTCTCTGCAAAACTCAGCCCTCCCACCCTCAATTATTTGAGGGGAGCCCAGACCCCCCCCTGGCCTATCACCCCAAGTCTCTCCAAGTTGTAAAACCACTCGACATGaggccaggtggcggcgcacctggtagGGCGCACATCACaggcagtgcgcaaggacccaggttcaagcccccggccccctcctgcagggggaagggagcttcacgagtggtggagcggggctgcaggtgtctctctccctcttgatctctatccaacaaacaaatcaaaaagttaccataaataaataaaacgactCAACTCTGCCCTCATCCGCTCCAGGGATTAGATAAAACTCCGCTTGGCGTCAACTCAACctccccactgtgtgtgtgtgtgggggggcacccAGACTCCAGACGAGCGCCTGCTCCTTCCGGGGTCCCCGGAGCCCACTCCCCGCCGCCGCACGCTCCCTTCTCGGGCGATCGGGGCCCCCTGATCCCTCTGGGCTCGACTCCCGTCCGAGGGGCGGCCTGACGCCCCCTCTCCCGATCCGTCTCCCTCTTCACAGCCGCAGCCCCGGGGCGGCCAGGCCGGATCTGCTCTCACCTCCACCCCGTCGCTAAGTCGCCGGCTCGTCCACTTCCTCGCCTCCTCCCCTCCCGCCCGGGCACCCCGGCTCCAGTCCCGCAGCCGCTCGCCCCGCCGGCCCCCGGCTCCAGCCCNNNNNNNNNNNNNNNNNNNNNNNNNNNNNNNNNNNNNNNNNNNNNNNNNNNNNNNNNNNNNNNNNNNNNNNNNNNNNNNNNNNNNNNNNNNNNNNNNNNNNNNNNNNNNNNNNNNNNNNNNNNNNNNNNNNNNNNNNNNNNNNNNNNNNNNNNNNNNNNNNNNNNNNNNNNNNNNNNNNNNNNNNNNNNNNNNNNNNNNNAATTACTGGGACCAGAGCCAGGGAACTTAGCAGGTAGATTCAGTGTTGATAGCTCTGAGCAGCTTCTCACTGTTGCTGAGACCTCTTTTTCCCCTACTTGAAAATGCCTAGATCCAGTTTGTCCCCTTTCTGCTCAGACCCCCTTCTTGGACTTCCTGGCTTGCCTGGATTGTCTAGGCCCTTCTTCAGATAATACAAACACAAGCCATGAACCTGGACCTGTCTCTCTTGAAGTGGTGGCACAGGGCTTCTGGGACAAGTTCAGttagttaattaactaattaattgtgGTCACTGAGGTTTCACTAGTCTGaactaatttttctttcttttctttttctttttttttttttttctttcttcagctagatggaggcaaaaaaagagagaaagataccacagtgccaaagattccttcagtggGGTGGAGGCCCAACTCTAACCTGGTTGTATATGTGACATGGCAGGCACACtactcaggtgagctatttgctATTTGTTTTTATCTGGTACAGTTTATTTTTAGCTAGTTGTTACCCATCCAGGTTTCATGCCTCTATGGGTCCACGGTtctcagtggacttttttttttcccttcttaacTTTTTTGGGGGGCTCCCTGCGAACACTAAAGAATGCACtccactgagtgagctatctcttgtcCCCCCCCCAGATTCAGTTTAGAAAGGCTAaaccttgtatttatttatttatttcccttttgttgctcttgtttatcattgttgttattggattggacagagagaaatggagagaggagggaaggcagagagggggagagaaagacagacacctggagacctgtttcacagcctgtgaagcgacccccctacaggtggggagccaggggctggaactgggatccttatgtcagtccttgtgctttgtgccacgtgtgcttaactcactgtgccaccgccaggccccccaAGGCTAAACCTTTTATGTTGGGGTCCCCACGTAAACTAAGGCCTAAAGGTTGACGGGAGTCTGGTCTTTCAGGCCAAGATGGTGCTGAGGGTGTGTAGGGGTGCGAGGAAAATCCTAGTTGTGGAGGACAGTTGTGTCCAAGTGGGGTAAGGAGGTGTGTGCAAAACCTGTGGTCCCTTGGGTCAGATGTATGTTATGGATGCCCCCCATGCCAGCGGCAGAGGACTTCTCACATCAGGCGGGTGTGAGAGGCACCATGTGCCACATGTGCGTGCGAGGCTTGCGGTCACATGTGCCAGGGGGCTGCACGTGAGAGTGTCACTGTCTCCGCCCCATCACGAGCcaagttgggggtggtggtgagtcaTGGGCTCAGCCTTCAGCGCCAACTGTCATGTTCCTTCCCCCCAAATttcaccccccctccccacccagccgagcaccacccacccccacgccCAGATCTGTGTGGCTTCTCCCTTCTATCCCCTTGCCCTGctctacccctccccacccctcagagGCTGCATTGTTCCCTGAGAGGCTGCCACTTCTGCTGGCTCTGCCCTCTGACTCTCTGCTTTTGCTGCCTCCCTCCCCTTCACTCGAGGCCTCTGTTGGGGGCTAGCAAACCAGGGTCTCTTCCCCCCACCTACTCCTCTCAGTGGGTCCCAAGGAGATCTCTGAGCATTGAAGAGAATTCCCACACTcactccccacacacactcttTGATCTGTTTCTGCTGAAGGGGGAGGGGTTCCTAGTCTCCATGCGATCTTGCTTCAGCGGGTCCCTTGTGTCCATGGGCCCTATCTTGTCTAGTGGTCTCCCTGGCTTCTGTGGGCCCCCCACTGCCACCATCCCTCATCTCTGTGATAACACATGCTGGTTcctgtcttgtgtgtgtgtgtgtgtgtgtgtgtgtgtgtatgtgtgggtggTGGGGGGTTGTCCTCCTGTCCCATATCACCACAGACAGCTCTCCATGACTGAGTGGTGATGCCTCTGgggtctctccccatcttcccaggggccctgtccccacccccattaCCCCCACCAGGCTGCCCCTGTCACCATCTTCAGGCAGTGAGGGAGGCCCTGTGTGTCCACCAACGTGCCTCTCCCCTTAACTTCTGGGTACCCCGAGGTGCTCCCTGGTGCAATGAGCTTCCTCTGTTTCCGCTGCCCTTGTCCTTgcggggtggatgggtggacctCAGCCCATCTCTCTGGGTGTCTCTGCATCTCCCTTCATCTGTATGGCCTCCTCCCCAGCCTCCCCGGGCCCTGTGGGCTCTGGGCCCGCCTGGCAGGGCGGTGGCACGGTGTGGTGGAGGaggtggctgggggtggggggggtgggggggtggatccTCGGGCGGGTGCAGCGCCTTCCCCTCATCAGCATTCTCCTTGCGGTCCCCCAGCCCCGACCAATACGGGCTCCCCCTCCCCGGCCCCCCTCCCGGCTCTCCGCCCGCCTCCCGCCCTCCTCCCCGCGCCTCCCGCCCCGCTCTCTCCCGCCCcgctctcccccgccccccgcgcTCCAGGACCCAGCGCGGGCGGCAGGCGGCGGCCTCGCCGGAGCAGGAGCGGCGGCAGCGGGGAGGCCCAGCCGGGACCGAGCCGGCGGCGGCGGCTCCTcctcgggggagggggggaccCGGAGCCCGTAGCCAGGCCCTCCCTGCGCCGTTGCCCTCGGGACACCccatcctccctctcctcctgcccCTTCCACCTGCTCCTctccatcctcccttccctccttcaccCCATCTCTCCACCTCGCCTGGCCTCTCCGGGTCTCCCAGCATCCCACCTTCTTTGCCCCTccactgctcagcctccctcaccccccacccctaagCATGCTTTTCCCGCGGGGGCTGAGGGCTTAAGGACTCCAGGCCCCTGCTT
The DNA window shown above is from Erinaceus europaeus chromosome 2, mEriEur2.1, whole genome shotgun sequence and carries:
- the ZNF574 gene encoding zinc finger protein 574 isoform X1, whose protein sequence is MCALPAQSLAAAMTEESEETVLYIEHRYVCSECNQLYGSLEEVLMHQNSHVPQQHFELVGVADPGVTVATEAGSGTGLYQTLVQESQYQCLECGQLLMSPSQLLEHQELHLKMMAPQEAVPVESPPKAPALSSSTIHYECVDCKALFASQELWLNHRQTHLRATPTKPSTPVVLGSPVVLGSPVGQARVAVEHSYRKAEEGGEGAVVPSAAATTTEVVTEVELLLYKCSECSQLFQLPADFLEHQATHFPAPESEEPALQQESQAPPPAEVPVSQPDPLPSSDHSYELRNGEAIGHDRRGRKARRNSSGEPGKAATQELFCSACDQLFLSPHQLQQHLRSHQEGVFKCPLCSRVFPSPSSLDQHLGDHSSESHFLCVDCGLAFGTEALLLAHRRAHTPNPLHSCPCGKTFVNLTKFLYHRRTHGAGGVPLPTTPVPPEEPVISSFPEPAPAETGEPEAPEPPASEESSAGPTTPGTYRCLLCSREFGKALQLTRHQRFVHRLERRHKCSICGKMFKKKSHVRNHLRTHTGERPFPCPDCSKPFNSPANLARHRLTHTGERPYRCGDCGKAFTQSSTLRQHRLVHAQHFPYRCQECGVRFHRPYRLLMHRYHHTGEYPYKCRECPRSFLLRRLLEVHQLVVHAGRQPYRCTACGAAFPSSLRLREHRCAAAAAQAPRRFECGTCGKKVGSAARLQAHEAAHAAAGPGEVLAKEPPAPRAPRATRSPAASPTTMAGAAPGPPAAQGAPAAPPRRRGLECSECKKLFSTETSLQVHRRIHTGERPYPCPDCGKAFRQSTHLKDHRRLHTGERPFACEVCGKAFAISMRLAEHRRIHTGERPYSCPDCGKSYRSFSNLWKHRKTHQQQHQAAVRQQLAEAEAAVGLAVMETAVEALPLVEAIEIYPLAEAEGVQISG
- the ZNF574 gene encoding zinc finger protein 574 isoform X2, which codes for MTEESEETVLYIEHRYVCSECNQLYGSLEEVLMHQNSHVPQQHFELVGVADPGVTVATEAGSGTGLYQTLVQESQYQCLECGQLLMSPSQLLEHQELHLKMMAPQEAVPVESPPKAPALSSSTIHYECVDCKALFASQELWLNHRQTHLRATPTKPSTPVVLGSPVVLGSPVGQARVAVEHSYRKAEEGGEGAVVPSAAATTTEVVTEVELLLYKCSECSQLFQLPADFLEHQATHFPAPESEEPALQQESQAPPPAEVPVSQPDPLPSSDHSYELRNGEAIGHDRRGRKARRNSSGEPGKAATQELFCSACDQLFLSPHQLQQHLRSHQEGVFKCPLCSRVFPSPSSLDQHLGDHSSESHFLCVDCGLAFGTEALLLAHRRAHTPNPLHSCPCGKTFVNLTKFLYHRRTHGAGGVPLPTTPVPPEEPVISSFPEPAPAETGEPEAPEPPASEESSAGPTTPGTYRCLLCSREFGKALQLTRHQRFVHRLERRHKCSICGKMFKKKSHVRNHLRTHTGERPFPCPDCSKPFNSPANLARHRLTHTGERPYRCGDCGKAFTQSSTLRQHRLVHAQHFPYRCQECGVRFHRPYRLLMHRYHHTGEYPYKCRECPRSFLLRRLLEVHQLVVHAGRQPYRCTACGAAFPSSLRLREHRCAAAAAQAPRRFECGTCGKKVGSAARLQAHEAAHAAAGPGEVLAKEPPAPRAPRATRSPAASPTTMAGAAPGPPAAQGAPAAPPRRRGLECSECKKLFSTETSLQVHRRIHTGERPYPCPDCGKAFRQSTHLKDHRRLHTGERPFACEVCGKAFAISMRLAEHRRIHTGERPYSCPDCGKSYRSFSNLWKHRKTHQQQHQAAVRQQLAEAEAAVGLAVMETAVEALPLVEAIEIYPLAEAEGVQISG